A genomic window from Paucibacter sp. KCTC 42545 includes:
- a CDS encoding response regulator, with product MVAALLAKDEPARIKALVDLDVLDTGPEVEFDALVQAAAAVCEVPISLVSLVDVERQWFKANVGLPGAEQTPRDIAFCAHAILQDDLFEIDNATDDPRFASNPLVTTDPNIRFYCGASLTLSSGEKVGTLCVIDRKPRHLNDHQRTVLRLLAKAAAAALERRRDALAFYKTEAKFRALSDAAPLGIFSANAAGECIYTNARWQQIHGLTLAQSLGSGYSQTLHPEDRDHMLEELRRTLRARQDFRQVYRVVPAPGVVRNVRAWAKAVLGQDEELLGFVGSVEDITDTVAAERTLNDERQFLASVIESTGAGIWEWNVQTGALKLNEKWASMLGYTLAELAPTDVSTWQRLCHDEDLARATAALTAHFEGRSAYYDVELRMRHRAGHWVWVQTRGSLKSRLAGGEPEWMFGTHLDISDRKQAQAGLVERDRFMRILVDVLPGLVAYWDASLHCRFSNSAYQQWFGRTHEQMTGISMTELFGPDLFAKNTPYIQAALRGEAQHFERTLTKADGSTGYTWAHYVPDMDGDVLRGFFVLVSDITEIKQGQVKLQSLNEELELRTQQAEAASAAKGQFLANMSHELRTPMNAVLGMLQLMRRTDMTPRQFDYVEKSQLAAKSLLSILNDILDFSKIEAGKMALDPQPFSLSQLLDDLAVIVSASIGEKNIEVLFKICAQMPDGLIGDALRLKQILINLAGNAIKFTSQGEVVIAVDAIVMDEHHVKAKFSVQDSGIGIPADKLQTIFEGFSQAEASTTRRFGGTGLGLAISQRFVDLMGGVLTVQSELGKGSCFGFEVILNRTAAVDEARPRTPSPQPLRVLAIDDNALSRELLSTYGHAFGWQMQLAESGPQGLSQVADAAANNHPFDVVLVDWRMPEMDGWEVCERIRHLAQDKPPVLIMVTAHEREVLAKKAEVSSDCLDGFLIKPLTPSMLLDAVTEARARVKSTAEVATRASHVSAMQLQGLHILLVEDSPLNQQVATELLIDEGAKVSLAVDGQAAVDAVRAAKPLFDLVLMDVQMPKMDGYEATRLIRRELGLTALPIIAMTANALPADRQACLDAGMNEHIGKPMDFAELIEVVRHHVKRSNPLPIDSAPRPSRDETAAAGPSVLDMPLALYRYGGREALLQRSVRHLIASLASLPEQLREEGGRDSSAAIRLLHTIKGNAGMTGAVLLAEVASKAEDRIQEQAGSATGLARPFIDDLLRSLELVVQQTVDALEAYLAQHAPLPDQAVAATAALTTASEDLPQRLEELLALLHDGNMRASEAFEAMRSDLGKVFSADLTGLDAAMAKLDFQQAAKVLLQLRKASL from the coding sequence ATGGTTGCTGCACTGCTAGCTAAGGACGAGCCTGCGCGCATCAAGGCTTTGGTGGATCTTGACGTTCTCGATACGGGGCCGGAGGTGGAGTTTGATGCGCTGGTGCAGGCTGCGGCTGCTGTTTGCGAGGTGCCGATTTCGCTGGTCAGCTTGGTCGATGTGGAGCGCCAGTGGTTCAAGGCCAATGTGGGCTTGCCTGGCGCAGAGCAAACGCCGCGTGACATTGCGTTCTGCGCGCATGCCATCCTGCAAGACGATCTGTTCGAGATCGACAACGCGACGGATGACCCCAGGTTTGCAAGCAACCCCTTGGTCACCACCGATCCCAATATTCGCTTTTACTGCGGCGCCAGCCTGACGCTGAGCAGCGGTGAAAAGGTGGGCACTCTGTGCGTGATTGACCGCAAGCCCAGGCACCTCAATGATCACCAGCGCACCGTTCTGAGATTGCTCGCCAAGGCCGCGGCCGCCGCGCTGGAGCGGCGTCGCGATGCACTTGCCTTTTATAAGACCGAGGCTAAGTTTCGAGCTTTGAGCGATGCCGCGCCGCTAGGCATCTTTAGCGCCAATGCCGCTGGCGAGTGCATCTACACCAATGCGCGCTGGCAGCAAATTCATGGTCTGACGCTGGCGCAAAGCCTGGGCTCCGGCTACAGCCAGACGCTGCACCCTGAAGATCGCGATCACATGCTGGAGGAGTTGCGCCGGACCTTGCGGGCGCGCCAAGATTTTCGGCAGGTCTACAGAGTTGTTCCGGCACCGGGCGTGGTTCGCAATGTGCGAGCCTGGGCTAAGGCCGTGCTTGGGCAGGATGAAGAATTGCTTGGTTTCGTGGGCTCGGTCGAGGACATTACCGACACCGTTGCCGCCGAGCGGACCCTGAATGACGAACGCCAGTTTTTGGCGTCGGTGATCGAGAGCACCGGCGCGGGAATCTGGGAGTGGAATGTCCAGACCGGGGCGCTGAAGCTGAACGAGAAGTGGGCGAGCATGCTGGGTTACACCTTGGCGGAACTGGCGCCCACCGACGTCTCGACCTGGCAGCGGCTTTGCCACGATGAGGATTTGGCCCGGGCTACGGCTGCCTTGACGGCGCACTTTGAAGGCAGAAGCGCCTACTACGACGTCGAGCTGAGAATGCGACACCGCGCGGGCCACTGGGTGTGGGTTCAGACGCGGGGCAGCCTGAAGTCAAGGCTGGCGGGCGGCGAGCCCGAGTGGATGTTTGGCACCCACCTCGACATTTCGGATCGCAAACAAGCACAGGCAGGGTTGGTCGAGCGTGACCGCTTCATGCGCATCCTCGTGGATGTGCTGCCCGGCCTTGTCGCGTATTGGGACGCAAGTCTGCATTGCAGATTCTCGAATAGCGCCTACCAACAGTGGTTTGGCAGAACGCATGAGCAGATGACCGGCATCTCGATGACCGAGTTATTTGGGCCAGACTTGTTCGCCAAAAATACTCCCTACATCCAGGCGGCACTGCGTGGTGAGGCGCAGCATTTCGAGAGGACGCTGACCAAGGCCGATGGATCGACGGGCTATACCTGGGCTCATTACGTGCCCGATATGGATGGCGATGTGTTGCGCGGATTCTTCGTGCTGGTGTCCGACATCACCGAGATCAAGCAGGGCCAGGTCAAGCTGCAGAGTCTGAACGAAGAGCTTGAACTCCGAACGCAGCAGGCGGAGGCCGCCAGTGCAGCCAAGGGCCAGTTCCTCGCCAATATGAGCCACGAGTTGCGTACGCCGATGAACGCGGTGTTGGGCATGCTTCAGTTGATGCGGCGCACCGATATGACGCCGCGCCAGTTTGACTATGTTGAGAAGTCACAGCTGGCCGCCAAGTCGCTGCTCTCGATACTCAACGACATCCTCGACTTCTCCAAAATCGAGGCCGGCAAGATGGCGCTGGATCCGCAGCCCTTCAGCTTGAGCCAGCTGCTGGACGATCTAGCGGTGATCGTGTCGGCCAGCATCGGTGAGAAGAACATCGAAGTCTTGTTCAAGATCTGCGCCCAGATGCCCGATGGGCTGATTGGGGACGCCCTTCGCCTCAAGCAGATCCTGATCAATCTGGCCGGTAATGCGATCAAGTTCACCAGCCAGGGTGAGGTCGTGATTGCCGTCGATGCGATCGTCATGGATGAGCATCATGTGAAGGCCAAGTTTTCGGTGCAGGACTCCGGCATCGGCATTCCGGCGGACAAGCTGCAAACCATTTTTGAAGGCTTTTCGCAGGCCGAAGCCTCAACCACCCGACGTTTCGGCGGTACGGGGCTGGGGCTCGCGATCAGCCAGCGCTTTGTGGACTTGATGGGCGGCGTGCTGACCGTGCAGAGCGAGCTGGGTAAGGGCAGTTGTTTCGGCTTTGAAGTCATATTGAATCGAACTGCGGCGGTCGATGAAGCGCGACCCCGCACGCCTTCACCACAGCCCTTGCGGGTGCTGGCCATCGATGACAACGCGCTGTCGCGCGAGCTACTTTCGACCTATGGGCACGCGTTCGGCTGGCAAATGCAGTTGGCTGAAAGTGGCCCGCAGGGCCTGAGCCAAGTGGCCGATGCTGCCGCGAACAATCACCCCTTCGATGTGGTGCTGGTGGACTGGCGCATGCCCGAGATGGACGGCTGGGAGGTGTGTGAGCGGATTCGCCATCTTGCCCAGGACAAGCCGCCGGTGCTGATCATGGTGACCGCGCATGAGCGTGAGGTGTTGGCGAAGAAGGCTGAAGTGTCGAGCGATTGCTTGGACGGCTTCCTGATCAAGCCGCTGACACCCTCGATGCTTTTGGACGCTGTGACCGAAGCCCGCGCCAGAGTGAAATCGACTGCAGAAGTGGCCACCCGCGCCAGCCATGTCAGCGCCATGCAGCTCCAGGGTTTGCACATCTTGTTGGTGGAGGACAGTCCTCTCAATCAGCAGGTGGCCACGGAGTTGTTGATTGACGAAGGTGCCAAAGTCTCGCTGGCGGTGGACGGTCAGGCCGCTGTTGATGCGGTGCGGGCGGCAAAGCCCTTGTTTGACCTGGTCTTGATGGATGTGCAGATGCCGAAGATGGACGGCTATGAGGCCACCCGCCTGATCCGCCGCGAGCTTGGGCTGACGGCGCTGCCCATCATCGCCATGACGGCCAATGCCCTGCCGGCCGACCGCCAAGCCTGCCTCGATGCCGGCATGAATGAGCACATCGGCAAGCCGATGGATTTCGCCGAATTGATCGAGGTCGTCAGGCACCATGTCAAGCGTTCGAACCCGCTGCCCATCGACAGTGCGCCGCGCCCGTCCCGAGATGAAACCGCCGCCGCTGGACCCTCCGTCCTGGATATGCCGCTGGCGCTCTACCGCTACGGCGGCCGCGAGGCGCTGCTGCAGCGCAGCGTCCGCCACCTGATCGCTTCGCTGGCCTCTTTGCCGGAACAATTGCGAGAAGAAGGCGGTCGGGACAGTAGCGCGGCAATCCGGCTCTTGCACACCATCAAAGGCAATGCAGGCATGACCGGTGCGGTGTTGCTGGCGGAGGTGGCGAGCAAAGCCGAGGACCGCATTCAAGAACAAGCAGGCAGCGCAACTGGCCTGGCACGGCCCTTCATCGACGATTTGCTGCGCAGTTTGGAGCTTGTGGTGCAGCAGACGGTCGACGCCCTTGAGGCCTATCTGGCGCAACACGCACCGCTGCCGGATCAGGCCGTAGCCGCCACCGCTGCGCTTACAACGGCGAGCGAAGATTTGCCGCAGCGACTTGAGGAGCTGCTTGCACTCTTGCATGATGGAAATATGCGCGCAAGCGAGGCGTTTGAGGCCATGCGATCAGACTTGGGTAAGGTGTTCAGCGCAGACTTGACGGGGCTTGACGCGGCCATGGCCAAGCTCGACTTCCAACAAGCGGCCAAGGTCTTGCTACAACTTAGGAAAGCATCATTGTGA
- a CDS encoding diguanylate cyclase: MKSGFVDLPDDVEENPLLPSRRSSILIVDDQATVLQSLYQLFKVSYEVFVATNGAQALSMVKMNPPDLILLDMVMPGMSGMEVCTQLKGDPETQNIPIIFLTASSSVDDEALGLDAGAADFISKPFNPRIVLVRVNTQLRLKTKSDLLRRIARTDALTGLSNRRHFNSTLLKEWRRCARNALPLSLVFIDVDFFKRFNDIYGHPMGDYCLSSVATAMKSRIWRPADLLARYGGEEFVCLLPETPLEGAIHKAQELEASVRSLAIPHEGSSVAPVVTISLGAAAAHPAQGDEPGHLIDAADRMLYEAKAGGRGQVRFVQVDGDAPTSVGSASSD, from the coding sequence GTGAAATCAGGGTTCGTGGACTTGCCGGACGACGTTGAGGAGAACCCGCTGCTGCCGTCACGCCGCTCATCGATCTTGATCGTGGATGATCAGGCGACGGTGCTGCAGTCGCTCTATCAGCTCTTCAAGGTCAGCTACGAGGTGTTCGTCGCCACCAATGGCGCGCAGGCGCTGAGCATGGTGAAGATGAACCCGCCGGACCTCATCCTGCTCGATATGGTGATGCCCGGGATGAGCGGCATGGAGGTCTGCACGCAGTTGAAGGGCGACCCGGAGACGCAGAACATTCCGATCATCTTCCTGACCGCGAGTTCCAGCGTCGATGACGAAGCCCTGGGCCTGGATGCCGGTGCGGCTGATTTCATTTCCAAGCCTTTCAATCCAAGAATCGTGCTGGTCCGGGTCAACACCCAGTTGCGGCTCAAAACCAAGTCCGACCTCTTGCGGCGGATTGCCAGAACAGATGCCTTGACCGGCCTGAGCAATCGGCGCCATTTCAACAGCACCCTGCTCAAGGAATGGCGCCGCTGCGCACGCAACGCGCTGCCGCTGTCCTTGGTTTTCATCGACGTGGACTTCTTCAAGCGCTTCAATGACATCTATGGCCACCCGATGGGCGACTACTGCTTGTCCTCGGTGGCTACGGCCATGAAGTCGCGCATCTGGCGGCCTGCTGATTTGTTAGCCCGTTATGGCGGCGAGGAGTTTGTCTGCCTTCTGCCGGAAACCCCGCTGGAGGGCGCGATCCATAAGGCCCAAGAACTCGAAGCCTCGGTGCGGTCCCTGGCGATTCCCCATGAGGGATCGAGTGTGGCCCCCGTGGTCACCATCAGCTTGGGCGCTGCGGCGGCCCACCCTGCCCAAGGTGATGAGCCCGGCCATTTGATCGATGCCGCGGACCGAATGCTTTACGAAGCCAAGGCGGGCGGGCGCGGGCAGGTCAGGTTTGTTCAAGTCGATGGCGATGCGCCGACATCAGTGGGCAGCGCTTCGTCTGATTGA
- a CDS encoding LytR/AlgR family response regulator transcription factor encodes MNQSKSVRAILADDERLMREQLRSRLMEVWPELEIVAEAKNGIEAVELVRQHRPELVFLDIRMPGLTGVDAARQIAQLPEDDDWLVPEIVFITAYDQYAVEAFEQGVADYVLKPAERERLLVTVDRIKKRLTLKQADGEAADESSAARASAPLQQLLHKLSSQLNPGGAPKYLQWIQATVGQAIQMIPVEDVLFFISDEKYTRVQTARVEALIRKPIKELVDELDPALFWQIHRSTLVNARAIDGITRDFRGRQMVGVKGVTEKLEVSRSYTQLFKGM; translated from the coding sequence ATGAATCAAAGCAAATCCGTACGCGCCATTCTTGCCGATGACGAGCGCCTGATGCGCGAGCAACTGCGCAGCCGGCTGATGGAAGTCTGGCCCGAGCTGGAGATCGTGGCCGAGGCCAAGAACGGCATCGAGGCGGTGGAATTGGTGCGCCAACATCGTCCCGAGCTGGTGTTCCTGGACATCCGCATGCCCGGCCTCACCGGCGTGGACGCCGCCCGCCAAATTGCCCAGCTGCCCGAGGACGACGATTGGCTGGTGCCCGAGATTGTTTTCATCACCGCCTACGACCAATATGCCGTCGAAGCCTTCGAGCAAGGCGTGGCCGACTATGTGCTCAAACCAGCCGAGCGTGAGCGCCTGCTGGTGACGGTGGACCGCATCAAAAAGCGCCTGACGCTCAAGCAGGCCGATGGCGAAGCTGCCGATGAGTCTTCCGCCGCCCGGGCCAGCGCGCCGCTGCAGCAGCTGCTGCACAAGCTCTCATCCCAGCTCAACCCCGGCGGTGCACCCAAATACCTGCAATGGATCCAGGCCACGGTGGGCCAGGCCATCCAGATGATTCCGGTGGAAGACGTGCTCTTCTTCATCAGCGACGAGAAATACACCCGGGTGCAAACCGCCCGCGTCGAAGCCCTGATCCGCAAGCCGATCAAAGAGCTGGTCGATGAGCTGGACCCCGCCCTCTTCTGGCAGATCCACCGTTCCACCCTGGTCAACGCCCGCGCCATCGACGGCATCACCCGCGACTTCCGCGGCCGCCAGATGGTGGGCGTCAAAGGCGTGACGGAAAAGCTCGAAGTCAGCCGCAGCTATACGCAGTTGTTCAAGGGCATGTAA